The nucleotide sequence GGCGTGAATGGCACGCTGGATGGTCTTCACCCGCTCGACGTCTTCGGGGTCCTCGGGGCGGAACGGGTCGAGCATCGATTTGCGGGTGCCGGCGGTATAGACCCGGCGCTCGACGCCGATCTTCTCGATCAGCTTGTCGAAGCCGAACGAGGCGCCGATCACCCCGATCGAGCCGACGATCGAGGACGGATCGGCAAAGATCTCGTCGCCGGCGCAAGCGATCATGTAGCCGCCGGAGGCGGCGACGTCCTCGACGAACACCAGCACCGGCAGCTTGGCCTCCTCGGCCAGCAGGCGGATGCGACGGTGGATCAAGTGCGACTGCACCGCCGAGCCGCCCGGCGAATTGATGATGAGCGCCACCGCCTTGGCGTCGCGTACCGCGAACGCCCGCTCCAGCACCCGCGCCACGCTGGCCATGGTCATGCCCGGCGACAGCGGCGTGCTGAACCCGATCACCCCGGTGAGGCGCACCACCGGCACCACCGGCATCTCGGGCGGGCGCAGCGACGCGGGCAGCAAGGGGCGGATGCGATAGATGAGACGTTCCGAAAGAGATGCAGCCATTTCCAATAGATAGAGCCGGATACCGGCCATCTCAAGGTCCCGGCTGCGCCGCGGCTGCCCGCACCTCGTTCAGAGCCCAAGCCCGGACCGAAAAATCTCACACCGCCAAGGCGTCGCCGCGGCGCAGCGCCGCCTCCGCCGCGGTGGAGGGCCGGCCGTCAGGCTCGGCCAGCACCAGCGGCGGCCGCAGCGACAGCGGGGTGCGGCGGCCCTTGCGGGCGCGCACCAGCACGCGGCTGGCCGGCGCGTCCGGCCGCGGATGCACCGGTACCACCTCGACCGCGCCCCAGCGGTCGCCGAGGTCGGCCAGCACGCCGGCCAGCGCGTCGGCGCGGTCGATCAGGGTCAACGTGCCGCCGGGCTGCAGCAGCCGGCCGGCGGCGGCGATCCAATGACAGCGCGGGCGGTCGGGCATGTGGGCGCCGCGCTTGCCGGCATCGGGCGAGGCGGCGTGGCGGCTGGGATCGAGGAACGGCGGGTTGCACAGCACCTGGTCGAAGGCGCCGGCGGCCGGCGGCCCGTCGGCGCGGCCGACCGTGGCGACGTCCGCCGCCACCACCGTGACGCGACCGGCCAGGCCGTTGCGGGCGGCGTTCTCCCCCGCCAACGCAGCGAGGCCGGGGTCGATCTCGACCAGCACCATCGACAGGCCGGGAACCCGCGCCGCCACCGCCAGACCGGCGGCGCCGACCCCGGCGCCGAGGTCGACGGCGCGCTCGCCGGGCAGCGCCGGCACCGCCGCCGCCAGCAAAATGGCATCGTGCCCGACGCGATGGCCGCGCGCCGGCTGCAGCAGCCGCAGCCGTCCGCCGAGCACGGCGTCGTCGGTGGTGGCGTCGGTCATAACGGTCTGGTCGCGGTCCGCGGACGGGTGGAGATGGTCGCCGCCGTCAACGCCGGGCGCGGCGACGGCGGCTGCGGCCAACACCTAGACCATTTTCCGCGCGGGTGGGATCCGGGCAGGCGCAACCGGCCCGAAATTGGCCTCAGAAACTATGCGCACTACGCGCCACGGCGCCGTTCCGTCTGGCGTCCAAGGCCGGCCGACCCCATTGGGGACCTTGCGCCATGGTCCGACAACCAGCGAGGCCGCGTTCCGCCCCCAATCTTTCGTCCCTTCGCCTGCCGCGACAGCCGTCCCAGCCGTCCGGCGGTGCGGCCCGAGGCCGGCCACAGCCGCGCCCGCGGCTCAATTGCGGCGGGCCGCCGCAACCATGTCCTCGAGCGCATTAAAAATCCGCTCCGCGCCCGACTGATCGCCGAGTTCGGCGAGGTGCTCGGCGATACCGAGCATGTGATCGGCGGCGTCGATCAAAAGCGTCCGGTCATGGGCCGCGATCATTTCGGCGATCGAAACCAGACGGTCGGATGCCGACAGTTCCGATGAAGTCGTTTCTGAAAACATGTCCCTCGAGCTCTTGGCGTGACGTTAGATGAGCTTCGGCCAGGGGCGGGGCGCCGTGAGCGCGGCCTGTGCCCGAAATAGCATCCCGCGTATATCAACGCCAGAATTTGACGATTGTTTCGTGCCTGGTGGTTACCTTACGGCTACCTTCGCCAATTCGGCTGTCGAAGCGTCAATTATAAACGTTTTCTGACGTCGCGCGCTGTTGAGAATAATCCAAAATACCAACCATTACACGGCCGCCGCGCCATAGGACTGACCGAACCTAGCCGCCGTGCTGCACGAACGCCCGCGACCGCAACAACCCAACCTTGCGGCCTAGCCTTGAAAGCAACCTGTGATCTGCCATGGCGCCGTCGGGATGGCGGCCGACCGCGTCATAGAGGCGGCGATGAACCAGCAGGCCCTGCTCCGGGCGGACGCGGCCGCGCACCACACGGGCGACGCTGGCCTGCCACTCCGCCAGCCGCGGCAGGGCGCCATCGGCGTCGACGGCGTAGCGGAACGCCGCAGCCGCCGCGGCAACCGAACCGCGACGGCCGGCAGCGGCCGCAAACGCCTCGACCGCGGCGCCCCAGCCGTCTTCCAGCACGATGTCCGGCCGCAGGAACAACAGCCAGTCCGCCCGCGCCTCGGCGGCCGCCCGCCTGAGCCGGACGCCGAGATCGCGCGCCGCCGGGTCGGCGATGATGGTGCAGCCGGCGGCATCGGAAACCGCTACGGTATCATCGTGCGAGCCGCCGTCGGCCACGACAACGTCGCGCAGCACGCCGGTCGACACCGCCGGCACCAGCGCGGCGAAACACGGCACCAGCGTGCGTTCGTTGTTGTGGGTCGGGATGATGACGCTGATCACGGCGCGCTGCCTCTCGGTTGCGGGTCCCATCTAGCCAGGATCGCGGCGGAGGGCCACCCCGGCCCGGCCACGCCGCCGCCACCGCCCGAATGGATCGCCCAGGCGCCCGCTCAGCCGCCGCAGCGCAGCCCGCCGCTCAAGCGCCGCTCTGTCGCACCACAGTACCGCTTGCGCGCGGTCTGCTCTCCGTTTGTTCTTTGTTTGTTCGAAATTCCGCGTTATGATTTCAATATGAACCGAGTCGCCCGAAAGCGCCCCGCCGAGCCGGCCTGGACCAACGATCTGGCCATCGACAGTGCGCGCGCCCAGCGCACCAGCCTCGACATCGACCGCCGCCGCGGCCGCGGGGCGGCGAGCAATCCGAGCGGCCGGTTCGAAGTCCAGGCGCGGACCGAGATCGACGACGGCTGGCAGTCGCTGGACGACCTGCCGCCGTTCCGAACCGAGGTGATCGAGGAGAAGGCGCGGCGCATCATCACCCGCAACGACTCCCCCGACATCGGCTTCGACCGCTCGATCAACCCCTATCGCGGCTGCGAGCACGGCTGCGTCTACTGCTTCGCTCGGCCGAGCCACGGCTATCTCGGGCTGTCGGCGGGGCTCGATTTCGAATCCAAGCTGTTTGCCAAGCCCGACGCGGCGGCGCTGCTGGCGCGCGAGCTCCAGGCGCCCGGCTACCAGGCCAAGACCATCGCGCTTGGCACCAACACCGACCCCTACCAGCCGATCGAGCGGCACTACCAGATCACCCGCGGCATCCTTGAGGTGCTGGCACGGGCC is from Blastochloris viridis and encodes:
- a CDS encoding tRNA1(Val) (adenine(37)-N6)-methyltransferase, encoding MAAAAVAAPGVDGGDHLHPSADRDQTVMTDATTDDAVLGGRLRLLQPARGHRVGHDAILLAAAVPALPGERAVDLGAGVGAAGLAVAARVPGLSMVLVEIDPGLAALAGENAARNGLAGRVTVVAADVATVGRADGPPAAGAFDQVLCNPPFLDPSRHAASPDAGKRGAHMPDRPRCHWIAAAGRLLQPGGTLTLIDRADALAGVLADLGDRWGAVEVVPVHPRPDAPASRVLVRARKGRRTPLSLRPPLVLAEPDGRPSTAAEAALRRGDALAV
- a CDS encoding S49 family peptidase, with translation MAASLSERLIYRIRPLLPASLRPPEMPVVPVVRLTGVIGFSTPLSPGMTMASVARVLERAFAVRDAKAVALIINSPGGSAVQSHLIHRRIRLLAEEAKLPVLVFVEDVAASGGYMIACAGDEIFADPSSIVGSIGVIGASFGFDKLIEKIGVERRVYTAGTRKSMLDPFRPEDPEDVERVKTIQRAIHAKFIELVKGRRGARLAAPDDSLFTGEYWEAERAKAFGLIDDIGETRTVLRQRFGDKVLMPLISAERTLFGRRLPGFGQAAEVGPGLAADVVSAIEARALWSRYGL
- a CDS encoding glycosyltransferase, which gives rise to MISVIIPTHNNERTLVPCFAALVPAVSTGVLRDVVVADGGSHDDTVAVSDAAGCTIIADPAARDLGVRLRRAAAEARADWLLFLRPDIVLEDGWGAAVEAFAAAAGRRGSVAAAAAAFRYAVDADGALPRLAEWQASVARVVRGRVRPEQGLLVHRRLYDAVGRHPDGAMADHRLLSRLGRKVGLLRSRAFVQHGG